The Triticum aestivum cultivar Chinese Spring chromosome 3A, IWGSC CS RefSeq v2.1, whole genome shotgun sequence genome includes a region encoding these proteins:
- the LOC123063123 gene encoding translation initiation factor IF-2: MDVVVGLPSSPPESGRSSPSPTASPEFEFWMVGKNPGTFPSPALLTADELFSDGIVLPLHTLQAPPPCPDAGQDDGEEDAEEDADPNVDVNDSSEPPEEEGEPAAQPLAEACAVPTLDLPAVTFKWKDIFKATGESKERAKKAERRVSGNAELININIWPFSRSRSAGHSTSGAGAGASSKAKASTPSTGNASAAAASAPVAATATAAGRKVSSAPCSRSNSRGEASGSGVPAVAIAAAAEKAAAQAPATSMLRRWVPGGQGRAGLSANGIRLGRASPVWQLRRNKLQQQQQAAAEQKQSSNATASGKNKAVPEDDAATSQVQADAGEAADKATASAAADAAPATVSAPAAACRNNAACAEVAGEECVPPQGLFGLGTFFSKKVY; the protein is encoded by the coding sequence ATGGACGTCGTCGTCGGGCTGCCGTCGTCTCCGCCCGAGTCCGGGCGCTCCTCGCCGTCTCCGACCGCGTCGCCCGAGTTCGAGTTCTGGATGGTGGGCAAGAACCCGGGGACATTCCCCTCCCCCGCCCTGCTCACCGCCGACGAGCTCTTCTCCGACGGCATTGTGCTCCCTCTCCACACCCTCCAGGCCCCTCCTCCTTGCCCCGACGCCGGCCAAGACGACGGCGAGGAAGACGCTGAGGAAGATGCCGACCCCAACGTCGACGTCAACGACTCCTCGGAGCCGCCGGAGGAGGAAGGGGAGCCTGCCGCGCAGCCGCTTGCGGAGGCCTGCGCCGTCCCGACGCTGGACCTCCCCGCGGTCACTTTCAAGTGGAAGGACATCTTCAAGGCCACCGGCGAGTCCAAGGAGCGCGCCAAGAAGGCGGAGCGCCGCGTCAGCGGCAACGCCGAGCTCATCAACATCAACATATGGCCCTTCTCCCGGAGCCGCTCCGCTGGCCACTCTacctccggcgccggcgccggcgctagcAGCAAGGCCAAGGCGAGCACTCCCAGCACCGGCAACGCCAGTGCCGCTGCTGCCAGCGCACCGGTGGCGGCTAccgcgacggcggcggggcgcaaGGTGAGCAGCGCGCCGTGCTCCCGGAGCAACTCCCGCGGCGAGGCCTCCGGGTCGGGGGTGCCGGCCGTCGCCATCGCGGCGGCAGCGGAAAAGGCCGCTGCGCAAGCGCCCGCCACGTCCATGCTGAGGCGGTGGGTTCCCGGCGGTCAGGGCAGAGCAGGCTTGAGCGCGAACGGCATCCGCCTGGGAAGAGCCAGCCCAGTCTGGCAGCTGAGGCGCAACAagctacagcagcagcagcaagccgCCGCGGAGCAGAAGCAGAGCAGCAACGCCACCGCCAGCGGCAAGAACAAGGCCGTCCCGGAAGACGACGCGGCGACGAGCCAAGTCCAAGCGGACGCCGGCGAAGCAGCAGACAAGGCGACGGCGTCCGCTGCTGCAGACGCAGCGCCGGCGACCGTGAGCGCGCCAGCCGCCGCGTGCCGGAACAACGCGGCCTGCGCGGAGGTGGCCGGC